The proteins below are encoded in one region of Asticcacaulis excentricus CB 48:
- a CDS encoding 2-dehydro-3-deoxy-6-phosphogalactonate aldolase, which translates to MTLTKRWQETLATLPLVAILRGLGPDEALDVGDALISAGFKVVEVPLNSPQPFVSIEKLATHLGEKAIVGAGTVLKLDDVQKLYDVGGQICISPNTNPEVIRFAKALGLISFPAFFTPTEAFAAIDAGADALKLFPAELAGSKGLKAVKAVLPRTLPVFPVGGVEPGNMKEFVAAGAAGFGIGSSVYKPGDTPEIVHAKATAFVDAWNALKA; encoded by the coding sequence ATGACCCTTACCAAACGCTGGCAGGAGACGCTGGCAACCCTGCCGCTTGTCGCCATTCTCCGCGGCCTCGGCCCCGATGAAGCGCTGGACGTCGGCGACGCCCTGATCAGCGCAGGTTTCAAGGTTGTCGAGGTGCCCCTCAACTCGCCGCAGCCGTTCGTCTCCATTGAAAAGCTAGCAACGCATCTGGGCGAAAAGGCCATCGTCGGCGCGGGCACGGTGCTCAAGCTCGACGATGTGCAAAAGCTATACGATGTTGGTGGGCAGATTTGCATTTCGCCGAACACCAACCCGGAAGTCATCCGCTTTGCCAAGGCGCTGGGCCTGATCTCCTTCCCGGCCTTCTTCACCCCGACCGAAGCCTTTGCAGCAATCGACGCCGGGGCCGACGCGCTCAAGCTGTTTCCCGCTGAACTGGCCGGCTCCAAGGGCCTTAAGGCCGTCAAAGCCGTCCTGCCGCGCACCTTACCCGTTTTCCCAGTCGGTGGTGTTGAGCCCGGCAATATGAAGGAATTCGTGGCCGCCGGTGCCGCCGGCTTTGGCATCGGCTCCAGCGTCTATAAGCCTGGCGACACGCCGGAAATCGTCCACGCCAAGGCCACCGCCTTTGTAGACGCCTGGAACGCCTTAAAGGCGTAA
- a CDS encoding RNA polymerase sigma factor, translating to MTQRRHAQARNGSEAAFAVLVSEHQQAVRLFLRRLAANPADADDLAQEAFVTAWEHIDRLKPGVSFRTFVCGIAWKKAQNDRRRVRRAQSRDGAWLSLRRDAETPTHETRISLEKAMQSLPLDMRAVISLCVAEDYSHVEAARILGLPLGTIKSHSQRGRARLCELLGVEP from the coding sequence GTGACGCAACGCCGCCACGCACAGGCCCGCAACGGATCAGAGGCAGCCTTCGCCGTTCTGGTGTCAGAGCATCAGCAGGCGGTGCGGCTGTTTCTGCGGCGGCTGGCCGCCAATCCAGCTGACGCCGACGATCTGGCGCAGGAGGCCTTCGTCACCGCCTGGGAGCATATCGACCGCCTGAAGCCCGGCGTGTCGTTTCGCACCTTTGTATGCGGCATAGCGTGGAAAAAGGCGCAGAATGACCGTCGCCGGGTCCGGCGCGCCCAAAGCCGCGACGGGGCGTGGCTGTCGCTGCGTCGCGATGCGGAAACGCCCACGCACGAAACACGCATCAGCCTCGAAAAGGCCATGCAATCCCTGCCACTCGATATGCGAGCAGTCATTTCGCTATGCGTGGCCGAAGACTATAGCCACGTCGAAGCCGCCCGGATTCTGGGGCTTCCCCTTGGCACGATAAAATCGCATAGTCAGCGCGGGCGCGCCCGACTGTGTGAACTTCTGGGAGTAGAGCCATGA
- a CDS encoding 2Fe-2S iron-sulfur cluster-binding protein: MSDELHILCTDRDGVQHTLPAIEGWRIMEIIRDNGLPIKAECGGALECATCHVYVGADWLPKLIGKSDEEEEKLDEAFLVKRNSRLSCQILMRDDLNGLEVTLAPEG; the protein is encoded by the coding sequence ATGAGCGACGAACTCCATATCTTGTGCACGGACCGCGACGGCGTGCAGCACACCCTGCCGGCGATCGAGGGCTGGCGCATCATGGAGATCATCCGCGACAACGGTTTGCCCATCAAAGCCGAATGCGGCGGCGCGCTGGAGTGCGCTACCTGCCACGTCTATGTCGGCGCGGACTGGCTGCCCAAGCTGATCGGGAAGTCAGATGAGGAAGAGGAAAAGTTGGACGAAGCCTTTCTGGTGAAGCGCAATTCGCGTCTGTCGTGCCAGATCCTGATGCGCGACGATCTCAACGGCCTTGAGGTCACACTGGCGCCGGAGGGATAA
- a CDS encoding GNAT family N-acetyltransferase — translation MLIQPVQSADLSDLSRLGRETFTHTFGHLYPAGDLSAYLDKAYAPPVLGEETQGKDQFWRLVRDNRGRAIAYIQAGPVGLPHPEADPQTQGEIKRLYVHREAQGSGLGKQLLELGLAFLKARYGDAPQWIGVWSENYRAQKLYEGYGFTRVGEYGFKVGGTTDLEFILRR, via the coding sequence ATGCTGATTCAACCCGTTCAAAGCGCCGACCTTAGCGACCTGTCCAGACTGGGGCGCGAGACCTTCACCCATACCTTCGGCCACCTCTATCCCGCCGGAGACCTCTCGGCCTATCTCGACAAAGCCTACGCGCCGCCGGTACTGGGCGAGGAGACGCAAGGGAAGGATCAGTTCTGGCGGCTGGTGCGCGATAACCGAGGCCGCGCTATCGCCTATATTCAGGCCGGTCCCGTCGGCCTGCCACACCCGGAAGCCGACCCACAAACCCAGGGGGAGATCAAGCGTCTCTACGTCCATCGGGAGGCGCAGGGCTCTGGTCTCGGCAAGCAGTTGCTGGAGCTGGGGCTCGCCTTTCTCAAGGCACGCTATGGCGATGCGCCACAATGGATCGGTGTATGGAGCGAGAATTATCGCGCCCAGAAACTCTATGAAGGCTACGGGTTTACTCGCGTCGGCGAATACGGTTTCAAGGTCGGCGGAACCACCGACCTTGAGTTCATCCTGCGTCGATAA
- a CDS encoding Hpt domain-containing protein, giving the protein MAFRDLSGAVDFAHLEAYTLNDATVIEEVLHLFQQQAELWAPLLDVGHPGWRDAAHTLKGAAAGIGANALSVAAETAERGDEGGAQSRLEKVRDALDAVLMDVAAYLHGLELNRLKS; this is encoded by the coding sequence ATGGCGTTTCGTGACCTGTCCGGCGCGGTCGATTTCGCCCATCTTGAGGCTTACACACTAAACGATGCGACAGTTATCGAAGAGGTGCTGCATTTGTTTCAGCAGCAGGCCGAACTGTGGGCGCCGCTGCTCGATGTCGGCCATCCCGGCTGGCGCGACGCAGCCCATACACTGAAAGGTGCAGCCGCCGGGATTGGGGCGAATGCCCTGTCGGTGGCTGCCGAAACGGCAGAACGCGGTGATGAGGGCGGGGCGCAGAGCCGTCTGGAAAAGGTCCGCGATGCGCTTGATGCTGTCCTGATGGATGTGGCCGCCTATCTGCATGGACTGGAGCTAAACCGTCTCAAGAGCTGA
- a CDS encoding winged helix-turn-helix transcriptional regulator, translating into MSTEEPNIAEVVLNAGFDISTCPVRDVMDHIGGKWSSLMLLVLSTKPHRFGELKRAVPDISQRMLTQTLRDLQRDGYISRHVFATVPPSVEYRLTPLGESLMPALKSLVSWAVDNHPRITEARQTFDDA; encoded by the coding sequence GTGAGCACGGAAGAACCGAATATTGCCGAGGTTGTGCTCAATGCCGGGTTCGACATTTCGACCTGTCCGGTACGCGATGTCATGGATCATATAGGCGGCAAGTGGTCGAGCCTGATGCTGCTGGTACTCTCAACAAAGCCGCACCGTTTTGGGGAGCTGAAGCGCGCGGTGCCGGATATTTCGCAAAGGATGCTGACCCAGACCCTACGTGACCTGCAACGCGATGGCTATATCAGCCGCCACGTCTTTGCCACCGTGCCGCCCAGCGTCGAATATCGCCTGACGCCGCTGGGCGAGTCGCTGATGCCTGCCCTCAAGTCACTGGTGTCATGGGCAGTGGACAACCACCCGCGTATAACCGAAGCGCGTCAGACGTTCGACGATGCATGA
- a CDS encoding SMP-30/gluconolactonase/LRE family protein, whose product MTETIIRRSKPGAALGEGLLWSQRDGCIYWVDILGNRLHAFYLADGSEKTWYFPDHIGWVIEREKGGFIAGLMSGFYELSLEPFILKHIANPFPHEPGNRLNDAKADDQGRIWAGSMHKPQNKKSGALYRLNTDLSHIEVDGPYQVANGPTFSPDHAKIYHTDSGENDVFVFDIVKGEAVNKRLFVHFPDDWGSPDGMTTDAQGGIWIAHWGGSKVSRFTPDGALDFSIALPAKQITNVCFAGAALDRVFVTSAAIDQPDDREAGTLFEIPSELLRGHTGLEPQKFRG is encoded by the coding sequence ATGACCGAAACAATTATCCGCCGCTCAAAGCCGGGGGCCGCTCTGGGCGAAGGCCTGTTGTGGTCGCAGCGTGACGGGTGCATCTATTGGGTGGATATTCTGGGCAATCGCCTGCACGCCTTCTATCTGGCCGACGGGTCGGAAAAGACCTGGTACTTTCCGGATCACATCGGCTGGGTGATTGAGCGCGAAAAGGGCGGGTTTATCGCCGGCCTAATGAGCGGTTTCTACGAGTTATCCCTTGAGCCCTTTATCCTAAAGCACATCGCCAACCCCTTCCCGCACGAGCCGGGCAATCGCCTGAACGACGCGAAGGCCGACGATCAGGGCCGCATTTGGGCCGGGTCGATGCATAAGCCGCAGAACAAGAAATCCGGCGCACTTTACAGGCTCAATACCGACCTCAGCCACATTGAGGTCGATGGGCCTTATCAGGTCGCCAATGGCCCGACCTTCTCACCCGATCACGCCAAAATCTATCACACCGACTCAGGCGAAAACGACGTCTTCGTCTTCGACATTGTTAAGGGTGAAGCGGTCAACAAGCGCCTGTTTGTGCACTTCCCTGACGACTGGGGCTCGCCCGACGGCATGACGACCGACGCACAGGGCGGCATTTGGATCGCACACTGGGGTGGTAGCAAGGTCAGCCGCTTCACGCCAGACGGCGCGCTTGATTTTTCCATCGCCCTGCCTGCCAAACAGATCACAAATGTCTGCTTCGCAGGTGCGGCGCTGGATCGCGTCTTCGTCACCTCCGCTGCCATCGATCAGCCCGATGATCGTGAAGCCGGGACTTTGTTTGAAATCCCAAGTGAACTGTTGCGGGGGCATACCGGCCTTGAACCACAAAAGTTCAGGGGGTAG
- a CDS encoding 2-dehydro-3-deoxygalactonokinase, with the protein MTTPSLIAADWGTTNFRLFLYDEAGQVIARHAANIGLKNLGVLSFEQALLSVLKGDFAGHEHLPFLLSGMVGSRQGWVEAPYATCPASLQTLADGLVKAPSELDVAIVPGLFAESPGTGLLNVMRGEETQIFGILQSDPSDGFFVLPGTHSKWALVRGGKVESFSTHMTGEMFQVLKAHSILGLLMENSTDNEEVFLKGVERGMYNRAFLSVIFSVRTEALFNHIAPEHLATYLSGILIGAEIVAELERHGKSPVRLVGDGALVDLYEKALAFAGFTHVTRFDGNAASESGLWAIHKLRSSK; encoded by the coding sequence ATGACCACACCTTCGCTGATCGCCGCCGACTGGGGCACCACCAATTTCCGCCTGTTCCTTTATGATGAGGCTGGTCAGGTCATTGCCCGCCACGCCGCCAATATCGGGCTAAAAAACCTTGGCGTCCTAAGCTTTGAACAGGCGCTCCTCAGCGTGCTGAAAGGCGATTTTGCTGGTCATGAGCACTTACCCTTCCTGCTGTCCGGCATGGTGGGTTCACGTCAGGGCTGGGTCGAAGCCCCCTACGCCACCTGCCCGGCTAGCCTGCAAACCCTCGCCGACGGCCTCGTCAAGGCCCCGTCAGAACTGGACGTAGCCATCGTCCCCGGCCTGTTCGCCGAAAGCCCCGGCACGGGCCTGCTGAACGTTATGCGGGGAGAAGAAACCCAGATTTTTGGCATCCTTCAGTCCGATCCGTCTGACGGCTTCTTCGTCCTGCCCGGCACCCACTCCAAGTGGGCGCTGGTGCGCGGCGGCAAGGTCGAGTCCTTCTCGACCCACATGACCGGTGAAATGTTCCAGGTGCTTAAGGCCCATTCGATCCTTGGCCTTTTGATGGAAAACAGCACCGACAATGAAGAGGTGTTCCTGAAAGGCGTTGAGCGCGGCATGTATAACCGCGCCTTCTTGTCGGTCATCTTCTCTGTGCGCACCGAAGCTCTGTTTAACCACATCGCGCCGGAGCACCTGGCGACCTATCTTTCGGGCATACTGATCGGCGCGGAAATCGTCGCGGAGCTGGAGCGCCACGGCAAGAGCCCGGTACGTCTGGTCGGCGACGGCGCGCTGGTCGATCTTTATGAAAAAGCGCTGGCCTTCGCCGGCTTTACCCATGTGACCCGCTTCGACGGTAATGCCGCCTCTGAATCAGGCCTTTGGGCAATTCACAAGCTCCGGAGTTCCAAATGA
- a CDS encoding SDR family oxidoreductase, translating to MSTILVTGASGQLGQLVLKALENSPHTVIAASREPSKLNTSFATRKADFDQPDTLVETFAGVDRVLIISTDALAVPGQRLKQHTAAIEAAKIVGVQHLVYTSLPNAEPGNKISFAPDHYGTEQAIKASGIAHTILRNNWYIENLMMSLPHALESGQFYTSAPEGRVAYVARQDAARAAAAALSDAPGGTFTVTGPEALTYGDVVALANDITGKSVNLIPLTDEQFGGGLKAAGLPDFVADMLTSAETAIRAGQLDGVTDTLQTLTGQAPKTVREVLTALLKAK from the coding sequence ATGTCCACCATCCTCGTCACGGGCGCTTCGGGCCAACTGGGCCAACTTGTCCTGAAGGCGCTGGAGAACAGCCCGCACACCGTCATCGCAGCCTCGCGCGAGCCGTCAAAGCTGAACACGTCTTTTGCTACCCGCAAAGCCGATTTTGACCAGCCCGACACCCTCGTTGAGACCTTCGCAGGCGTAGACCGCGTGCTGATCATCTCTACTGACGCCCTTGCCGTGCCGGGTCAGCGTCTGAAACAGCACACGGCCGCCATCGAAGCCGCCAAGATTGTGGGCGTGCAGCATCTTGTCTATACTTCGCTGCCCAATGCCGAACCCGGTAACAAGATTAGCTTCGCCCCCGACCATTACGGCACCGAACAGGCGATCAAGGCCTCCGGCATCGCCCATACGATCCTGCGCAACAACTGGTACATCGAAAACCTGATGATGAGCCTGCCGCACGCGCTGGAAAGTGGGCAGTTCTATACCTCTGCGCCCGAAGGCCGTGTGGCCTATGTGGCGCGCCAAGACGCGGCCCGTGCCGCGGCGGCGGCCCTCAGTGACGCCCCCGGCGGTACCTTCACCGTGACCGGCCCCGAAGCTCTCACCTATGGCGACGTTGTGGCCCTCGCCAATGACATCACCGGCAAGTCGGTGAACCTCATCCCGCTCACCGATGAACAATTCGGCGGCGGCCTGAAGGCGGCTGGCCTGCCTGACTTCGTGGCCGATATGCTGACCTCGGCCGAAACTGCCATCCGCGCCGGCCAGCTCGACGGGGTAACGGATACGTTGCAAACCCTGACCGGTCAGGCTCCGAAGACGGTGCGTGAGGTGCTGACGGCACTTCTGAAAGCGAAATGA
- a CDS encoding NUDIX domain-containing protein, with amino-acid sequence MPLPALNAYGTKVAGLTYLARSAAYALIVRDQRLALMRQGDKLDLPGGGIEAGETPEEAVVRECREEAGFEVTVGGFVGEVLQYFINTDGKPYANHARIYLADIVAERLDTKIEADHETEWLTPVDALLALEKDGYAAVLLQALRNHVIDAG; translated from the coding sequence ATGCCGCTGCCCGCGCTGAATGCCTACGGGACGAAGGTGGCGGGCCTGACCTATTTGGCTCGCAGCGCCGCCTATGCGCTGATCGTGCGTGACCAGCGTCTGGCCTTAATGCGACAGGGAGATAAGTTAGACCTGCCTGGCGGTGGCATTGAGGCGGGCGAAACACCGGAGGAGGCCGTTGTCCGCGAATGTCGAGAAGAGGCGGGCTTTGAGGTCACTGTCGGAGGTTTTGTGGGTGAGGTCTTGCAGTATTTTATCAATACGGATGGCAAGCCCTACGCCAATCATGCGCGCATCTATCTGGCCGACATCGTGGCGGAACGTCTCGACACCAAGATCGAGGCGGACCACGAAACCGAGTGGCTGACGCCCGTTGACGCTTTGCTGGCGCTGGAAAAGGATGGCTACGCCGCCGTCCTATTACAGGCGCTGCGCAACCACGTTATCGACGCAGGATGA